In one window of Caballeronia sp. TF1N1 DNA:
- a CDS encoding SDR family NAD(P)-dependent oxidoreductase, whose product MRLSDKVAIITVATSGIGEAVARSFLEEGAKLVVEDESELRRRSEDAGERVHVFERIVAKTVERSGGIDIPFSHAALIDMHPILGKSRDIHGHVFAVNDIMARKLSVEKRQADELTALAARGAPSIVKRHDEHAR is encoded by the coding sequence GTGAGATTGAGCGACAAGGTGGCGATCATCACGGTTGCCACGAGTGGTATTGGCGAAGCGGTGGCGCGGTCTTTTCTTGAAGAAGGCGCGAAGCTCGTGGTCGAAGACGAGAGCGAACTCCGTCGGCGCTCCGAAGACGCTGGCGAACGCGTGCATGTGTTCGAGCGCATCGTCGCCAAAACCGTCGAGCGTTCAGGCGGTATTGACATTCCCTTCAGTCACGCGGCGCTCATCGACATGCACCCAATCCTCGGCAAATCGCGGGATATCCACGGCCATGTCTTCGCGGTCAACGACATCATGGCCCGCAAGCTCAGCGTCGAAAAGCGGCAAGCGGACGAGTTGACGGCCCTTGCAGCGCGAGGCGCACCGTCTATAGTGAAACGGCACGATGAGCACGCAAGGTAG
- a CDS encoding sugar ABC transporter substrate-binding protein, with translation MKRIHTIVRTEPRAQLAVTGVVASLIAASAAFVPPAQAATTITVATLNNPDMIELKKLSPAFEKANPDIQLKWVILEENVLRQRATTDITTNSGQFDVLTIGTYEAPQWGKRGWLTPMANLPANYDLDDVVKTARDGLSYNGQLYALPFYVESSMTYYRKDLFDAAGLKMPDQPTYDQIKQFADKLTDKAKGQYGICLRGKAGWGENMAFVSTVVNTFGGRWFDEQWKAQLDSPEWHKAVSFYADLLKADGPPGASSNGFNENLTLMSSGKCAMWIDATVAAGMLYNKAQSQVSDKIGFAAAPIAVTPKGSHWLWSWSLAIPKTSKQQDAAKKFAAWATSKEYIEMVGKDEGWASVPPGTRKSTYARPEYKQAAPFGDFVLAAIESANPNDASLKKVPYSGIQFVGIPEFQSFGTVVGQSIAGVVANQGSVDSALKAANAAADRAVKQAGYQK, from the coding sequence ATGAAACGCATCCACACTATCGTTCGGACAGAGCCGCGTGCACAGCTTGCCGTGACCGGCGTCGTCGCATCGCTCATCGCGGCAAGCGCGGCCTTCGTGCCGCCTGCGCAAGCAGCGACCACCATCACGGTGGCCACGCTCAACAACCCGGACATGATCGAGCTGAAGAAGCTCTCGCCCGCGTTCGAGAAGGCCAATCCGGACATCCAGCTGAAGTGGGTGATTCTCGAGGAAAACGTGCTGCGTCAGCGCGCCACCACCGACATCACGACCAACAGCGGCCAGTTCGACGTGCTCACCATCGGCACGTACGAAGCGCCGCAGTGGGGCAAGCGTGGCTGGCTCACGCCGATGGCCAATCTGCCCGCGAACTACGATCTCGACGACGTGGTGAAAACCGCCCGCGACGGTCTCTCGTACAACGGCCAGCTCTATGCGCTGCCGTTCTACGTCGAAAGCTCGATGACCTATTACCGTAAGGATCTGTTCGACGCGGCCGGCCTCAAGATGCCCGATCAGCCGACCTACGATCAGATCAAGCAATTCGCCGACAAGCTGACCGACAAGGCCAAGGGCCAATACGGCATCTGCCTGCGCGGCAAGGCAGGCTGGGGCGAGAACATGGCTTTCGTTTCGACGGTGGTGAACACCTTCGGCGGCCGCTGGTTCGACGAACAATGGAAGGCGCAGCTCGATTCGCCCGAATGGCACAAGGCCGTGTCGTTCTATGCGGACTTGCTCAAGGCCGACGGCCCTCCGGGAGCAAGCTCCAACGGCTTCAACGAAAACCTCACGCTGATGTCCTCGGGCAAGTGCGCAATGTGGATCGACGCGACGGTTGCCGCCGGCATGCTCTACAACAAGGCGCAGTCGCAGGTCTCGGACAAGATCGGCTTTGCCGCCGCGCCGATCGCCGTGACGCCGAAGGGCTCGCACTGGCTGTGGTCGTGGTCGCTCGCGATCCCGAAGACGTCGAAGCAGCAGGACGCCGCGAAGAAGTTCGCCGCGTGGGCCACGTCGAAGGAATATATCGAAATGGTCGGCAAGGACGAGGGCTGGGCCTCGGTGCCGCCGGGCACGCGCAAGTCCACCTACGCGCGCCCCGAGTACAAACAGGCCGCGCCGTTCGGCGACTTCGTGCTGGCGGCGATCGAAAGCGCCAATCCGAACGATGCGTCGCTCAAGAAGGTGCCGTATAGCGGCATCCAGTTCGTGGGCATCCCCGAGTTCCAGTCGTTCGGCACGGTGGTCGGTCAGTCCATCGCCGGCGTCGTCGCGAATCAGGGCAGCGTCGATAGCGCGCTCAAGGCCGCCAACGCGGCAGCCGATCGCGCAGTGAAACAGGCGGGCTATCAGAAGTAA
- a CDS encoding carbohydrate ABC transporter permease → MSQLNPPISDHYQESAAERDKKRAKSVRWLITPSTGLLFLWMAIPLAMTIWFSFSRYNLLNPDVKGFAGFDNYEFLATDPAFGPSIGHTLTLIGSTLGITVIGGVLLAVLFDRKFIGQGIARLLVIAPFFVMPTVSALIWKNMILHPVYGLVASLMRSMGMQPIDWFADYPLFAVIMIVSWQWLPFAFLILFTAIQSLDQEQKEAARIDGAGPFAMFFFITLPHLRRAIAVVVMMETIFLLSIFAEIYTTTGGGPGTATTNLSYLIYALGLQQFDVGLASAGGILAVILANVVAFFLVRMLAKNLKGEYES, encoded by the coding sequence ATGAGTCAACTGAATCCCCCTATCTCCGACCACTACCAGGAGTCCGCGGCCGAGCGCGACAAGAAGCGCGCGAAGTCGGTGCGCTGGCTGATCACGCCCTCGACCGGTCTCCTGTTCTTGTGGATGGCGATCCCGCTCGCGATGACGATCTGGTTTTCGTTCTCGCGCTACAACTTGCTCAATCCCGATGTAAAGGGTTTCGCGGGCTTCGATAACTACGAGTTCCTCGCCACCGACCCGGCGTTCGGCCCGTCCATTGGCCATACGCTGACCCTGATCGGCTCGACGCTCGGCATCACGGTGATAGGCGGCGTGCTGCTCGCCGTGCTGTTCGACCGCAAGTTCATCGGGCAGGGCATTGCGCGGCTTCTGGTGATTGCGCCGTTCTTCGTCATGCCGACGGTGTCCGCGCTGATCTGGAAGAACATGATCCTGCACCCGGTGTATGGCCTGGTGGCCTCGCTGATGCGTTCCATGGGCATGCAGCCGATCGACTGGTTCGCAGACTATCCGCTCTTCGCGGTCATCATGATCGTGTCGTGGCAATGGCTGCCGTTCGCGTTCCTGATTCTCTTCACGGCGATCCAGTCGCTCGATCAGGAGCAGAAGGAAGCGGCGCGCATCGACGGCGCGGGTCCGTTCGCCATGTTCTTCTTCATCACGCTGCCGCACTTGCGTCGCGCAATCGCCGTCGTCGTGATGATGGAAACCATCTTCCTGCTGTCGATCTTCGCTGAAATCTATACGACCACCGGCGGCGGTCCGGGCACCGCGACCACCAACCTGTCGTATCTCATCTATGCGCTCGGCCTGCAGCAGTTCGATGTCGGTCTCGCATCGGCGGGCGGCATCCTCGCGGTGATCCTCGCGAACGTGGTTGCGTTCTTCCTCGTGAGAATGCTCGCGAAGAACCTCAAAGGGGAGTACGAGTCATGA
- a CDS encoding carbohydrate ABC transporter permease yields MSTQPVSTRPPVPVFEHVKRIVPGIVAWIVSILLFFPIFWMTITAFKTEQQAYSSSLFFTPTLDSFREVFARSNYWGFALNSVLISLGVTVICLLLAVPCAYAMAFFPTKKTQKVLLWMLSTKMMPSVGVLVPIYLLWKNTGLLDTVSGLIIVYTLINLPIAVWMAFTYFNEVPRDILEAGRIDGATTWQEIVYLLMPMSLPGLASTGLLLVILSWNEAFWSINLSSSNAAPLTVFIASYSSPEGLFWAKLSAASLLAVAPILIVGWLSQKQLVRGLTFGAVK; encoded by the coding sequence ATGAGCACTCAACCGGTTTCCACCAGGCCGCCCGTGCCCGTGTTCGAACATGTGAAGCGCATCGTGCCCGGCATCGTGGCGTGGATCGTTTCGATCCTGTTGTTTTTCCCAATCTTCTGGATGACGATCACCGCGTTCAAGACCGAGCAGCAGGCATACTCGTCGTCGCTTTTCTTCACGCCGACGCTCGACAGCTTCCGCGAGGTCTTTGCGCGCAGCAACTACTGGGGCTTCGCGCTCAACTCGGTGCTGATCTCGCTGGGCGTCACGGTGATCTGCCTGTTGCTCGCCGTGCCCTGCGCCTACGCGATGGCCTTCTTCCCCACGAAGAAGACGCAGAAAGTGCTGCTGTGGATGCTCTCCACGAAGATGATGCCGTCGGTCGGCGTGCTGGTGCCGATCTATCTGTTGTGGAAGAACACGGGCCTGCTCGATACGGTGTCGGGTCTCATCATCGTGTACACGCTGATCAATTTGCCGATTGCCGTGTGGATGGCGTTCACTTACTTCAACGAAGTGCCGCGCGACATTCTCGAAGCGGGACGCATAGACGGCGCGACGACGTGGCAGGAGATCGTCTATCTGCTCATGCCGATGTCGCTGCCGGGACTGGCATCGACCGGTCTCCTGCTCGTGATCCTCTCTTGGAACGAGGCGTTCTGGAGCATCAACCTGTCGAGCTCGAATGCGGCGCCGCTTACCGTGTTCATCGCGTCGTATTCGAGTCCAGAAGGCTTGTTCTGGGCCAAGCTTTCGGCGGCGTCGCTGCTTGCCGTCGCGCCGATTCTCATCGTCGGCTGGCTCTCGCAGAAGCAACTGGTGCGCGGCCTGACCTTCGGCGCGGTGAAGTGA
- a CDS encoding HAD family phosphatase — translation MICDCDGVLIDSEAVAARMLVTELQTLWPGVDIEPVVMPLLGLRIEAVLASAADTVNRTLTQDQIMSIRRAVEAAAVEAPPVAGIAEALAAVPLTKACASNSFAAYVDTVLNRTGLVQFFGDRRFTADMVANPKPAPDVYLAAARALKVDPLRCLVVEDSVTGVTAARAAGMQVLGFIGGGHATEGQIGALKRAGAEVVFDDMARLPALVEQWLQHATFETP, via the coding sequence ATGATCTGCGACTGCGACGGCGTGCTCATCGACAGCGAAGCCGTGGCGGCGCGCATGCTCGTCACGGAATTGCAGACGCTGTGGCCAGGCGTCGATATCGAACCCGTGGTGATGCCGCTGCTCGGCTTGCGCATCGAAGCCGTGCTCGCGAGCGCGGCGGACACCGTGAACCGCACGCTCACGCAGGATCAGATCATGTCGATCCGCCGCGCGGTCGAAGCGGCGGCGGTAGAAGCGCCGCCGGTCGCGGGCATCGCCGAGGCGCTTGCCGCCGTGCCGCTCACCAAGGCATGCGCGAGCAACAGCTTCGCGGCTTACGTGGATACCGTCCTGAATCGCACGGGCCTCGTGCAGTTTTTCGGCGACAGGCGCTTCACGGCGGACATGGTGGCGAACCCGAAGCCTGCGCCCGACGTGTATTTAGCGGCGGCGCGCGCGTTGAAGGTCGACCCGTTGCGCTGCCTCGTGGTGGAGGACAGCGTGACCGGCGTGACGGCGGCGCGCGCGGCGGGCATGCAGGTGCTGGGGTTCATCGGCGGAGGACATGCGACGGAAGGACAGATCGGCGCGTTGAAGCGCGCGGGCGCGGAAGTCGTCTTCGACGACATGGCGCGCTTGCCCGCACTCGTCGAACAATGGCTGCAGCATGCGACCTTCGAGACGCCTTGA
- a CDS encoding ABC transporter ATP-binding protein yields MASLTLRNINKRYEDTEVMKSVNLDINDGEFVVFVGPSGCGKSTLMRMIAGLEEISGGDLSIDGVRVNELPPAKRGIAMVFQSYALYPHMTLYDNMAFGLKLAGEKKPAIDAAVKNAAKILHIDHLLDRKPKQLSGGQRQRVAIGRAITRKPKVFLFDEPLSNLDAALRVKMRLEFARLHDDLKTTMIYVTHDQVEAMTLADKIVVLSAGNIEQVGTPNTLYHAPANKFVAGFIGSPKMNFLSGTVERIQDDGVLVKYSTGETQLAGVLPGNAKPGDAVTIGIRPEALQPNVSEYGVSASTMTVETLGDAAYLYAETSVAPDGLISRIPPLEKHTRGEKLKVGASPEHCHLFNADGIAFRRHVVEAYLVEHPELAVPSVARA; encoded by the coding sequence ATGGCTAGTCTGACACTGCGTAACATCAACAAGCGATATGAAGACACCGAGGTGATGAAGAGCGTCAACCTCGATATCAACGACGGCGAGTTCGTCGTGTTCGTCGGACCGTCGGGCTGTGGCAAGTCCACGCTGATGCGCATGATCGCGGGGCTGGAGGAGATCAGCGGCGGCGATCTGTCGATCGACGGCGTGCGCGTGAACGAGTTGCCGCCCGCGAAGCGCGGCATTGCGATGGTGTTTCAGTCGTACGCGCTCTATCCGCACATGACGCTCTACGACAACATGGCGTTCGGACTCAAGCTCGCGGGCGAGAAGAAGCCCGCGATCGATGCGGCCGTGAAGAACGCCGCGAAGATCTTGCATATCGATCACTTGCTGGACCGCAAGCCGAAGCAGTTGTCGGGCGGGCAGCGCCAGCGCGTGGCGATTGGTCGCGCGATCACGCGCAAGCCGAAAGTGTTTCTCTTCGACGAACCGCTTTCCAATCTCGACGCCGCGTTGCGCGTGAAGATGCGCCTGGAATTCGCGCGCCTGCACGACGATCTCAAGACGACGATGATCTACGTGACCCACGATCAGGTCGAAGCAATGACGCTGGCGGACAAGATCGTGGTGCTCTCGGCGGGCAATATCGAGCAGGTCGGCACGCCCAACACGCTGTATCACGCGCCGGCCAACAAGTTCGTGGCGGGTTTTATCGGCTCGCCGAAGATGAACTTTCTCTCGGGCACGGTCGAGCGCATTCAGGACGATGGCGTGCTCGTGAAGTATTCCACCGGCGAGACGCAACTGGCCGGCGTGCTGCCAGGCAATGCCAAGCCCGGCGATGCGGTGACTATCGGCATTCGTCCGGAAGCGTTACAGCCGAACGTTTCGGAATACGGCGTGTCCGCTTCGACGATGACCGTGGAAACGCTCGGCGACGCGGCTTATCTGTACGCGGAGACATCGGTGGCGCCGGACGGCTTGATCTCGCGGATTCCGCCCTTGGAAAAGCACACGCGGGGCGAGAAGCTGAAGGTGGGCGCGTCGCCGGAACACTGCCATCTGTTCAACGCGGACGGCATCGCGTTCAGGCGGCACGTGGTGGAAGCTTATCTCGTGGAGCATCCGGAATTGGCTGTGCCGAGCGTGGCGCGGGCTTGA
- a CDS encoding sugar-binding transcriptional regulator — MPKSNEKLDLATRAAWLYYVAGNTQNEIAEKLQISRPVAQRLVAFAVEKNLIRVRVDHQIADCLSLAKQLSDRYGLAMCEVVPIDGDSNEQVDRKLAVAGAQVMERYLVDEKPLVVSISSGRTLKAVVAQIGQLERPQHRLVSLVGAIAHDGSSNRYDVAQQLSEKTGGKHFMLPAPLMADSEAERAQWCNHRLYRIVDALAQKADVAFVGIGNVGINCPLHEDGFISNAEVHELMKAGAVAELLGLPIDANGARVDSKTGARATSLRIDSPPKRPTIGFAGGERKRAALVAALKGKWLSGLVTDELCARAALAA; from the coding sequence GTGCCCAAGTCCAACGAAAAACTCGATCTGGCGACGCGCGCCGCGTGGCTCTACTACGTCGCGGGCAATACTCAGAATGAGATCGCCGAAAAACTGCAAATCTCGCGACCTGTCGCGCAGCGGCTCGTCGCCTTCGCGGTCGAAAAGAACCTGATTCGCGTGCGAGTCGATCATCAGATCGCCGATTGCCTTTCGCTTGCGAAGCAACTCAGCGACCGCTACGGACTCGCGATGTGCGAAGTGGTGCCCATCGACGGCGACAGCAACGAGCAAGTGGACCGCAAGCTCGCGGTAGCAGGCGCGCAGGTGATGGAACGCTATCTCGTCGATGAGAAACCGCTCGTCGTCTCCATCAGCAGCGGGCGCACGCTCAAGGCGGTGGTCGCGCAGATCGGGCAACTGGAGCGGCCGCAGCATCGGCTGGTGTCGCTCGTCGGCGCGATTGCGCACGATGGTTCGTCCAATCGCTACGACGTCGCGCAGCAGCTCTCCGAAAAGACCGGCGGCAAGCACTTCATGCTGCCCGCGCCGCTCATGGCCGATAGCGAAGCCGAGCGCGCGCAATGGTGCAATCACCGTCTTTATCGGATCGTGGATGCGCTCGCGCAGAAAGCGGACGTGGCTTTCGTCGGCATCGGCAATGTGGGCATCAATTGTCCGCTGCACGAGGACGGATTCATCTCGAACGCCGAAGTCCACGAGTTGATGAAAGCGGGCGCGGTGGCGGAACTGCTCGGCCTGCCGATCGATGCGAACGGAGCGCGCGTCGATTCGAAAACCGGCGCGCGCGCGACGAGCCTCAGGATCGATTCGCCGCCGAAACGGCCGACCATCGGCTTTGCCGGCGGCGAGCGCAAGCGCGCGGCGCTGGTCGCGGCGTTGAAGGGGAAGTGGTTGTCTGGATTGGTGACAGATGAGCTTTGCGCGCGCGCGGCGCTGGCGGCTTGA
- the xylB gene encoding xylulokinase has translation MYLGIDLGTSEVKVLLLASDGSVIGTAGTPFTVSRPKPRWSEQNPLDWWAGTRAALFALRDKFPKEFAQVRGIGLSGQMHGAVLLDSSDRVLRPAILWNDMRSDKECAELYERAPNLHEIAGNLAMPGFTAPKLLWVAHNEPEIFRQTACVLLPKDYLRMHLTGTKVSDPSDAAGTLWLDVARRDWSDELLAACSMTRQQMPKLTEGSEPSGTLRPELARELGLPDGVIVAAGGGDNAASAVGIGATEPGDGFLSLGTSGVLCVVGDRFRPNPASAVHAFCHAIPDRWHQMSVVLSAASCLRWVCKLTSTDEPTLLAEIEALPADALSTAPLFLPYLSGERTPHNDPYAQGVFFGMTHATDRALLGYSVLEGVTLALTDGLDALQSAGTEAHALSLLGGGARSAYWGQMFADALDTPTRTHGGGETGAALGAARLGWLAAGGDPATVLTKPAIKQEFTPNAERHAALRQRLKGYRELYQHVRPLFDPARPRLA, from the coding sequence ATGTATTTAGGTATCGACCTCGGCACCTCCGAAGTGAAAGTGCTGCTGCTCGCAAGCGACGGCAGTGTAATCGGCACGGCGGGCACGCCTTTTACGGTGTCGCGCCCGAAACCGCGCTGGTCCGAACAAAATCCGCTCGACTGGTGGGCAGGCACGCGCGCCGCCCTCTTCGCCTTGCGCGACAAGTTTCCGAAAGAGTTCGCGCAAGTGCGCGGCATCGGCCTGTCCGGGCAGATGCATGGCGCGGTGCTGCTCGATTCGAGCGATCGCGTGCTGCGCCCGGCCATCCTCTGGAACGACATGCGCAGCGACAAGGAGTGCGCCGAGCTTTACGAGCGCGCGCCGAATCTGCACGAGATCGCCGGTAATCTGGCGATGCCCGGTTTCACCGCGCCCAAGCTGCTCTGGGTCGCGCACAACGAGCCGGAAATCTTCCGGCAGACGGCTTGCGTGCTGTTGCCGAAGGATTATCTGCGCATGCATCTCACGGGCACGAAAGTGTCCGATCCATCCGATGCCGCCGGCACGCTTTGGCTCGATGTTGCGCGACGCGACTGGTCGGACGAACTGCTCGCCGCGTGCAGCATGACGCGGCAGCAGATGCCGAAGCTCACCGAGGGCAGCGAGCCTTCGGGCACCTTGCGTCCGGAACTCGCGCGTGAACTCGGCTTGCCCGATGGCGTCATCGTTGCGGCAGGCGGCGGCGACAATGCGGCGAGCGCGGTGGGAATCGGCGCAACCGAACCCGGCGATGGCTTCCTCTCGCTCGGCACGTCGGGCGTGTTGTGCGTGGTGGGCGATCGCTTCAGGCCCAATCCGGCATCGGCGGTGCATGCGTTTTGTCACGCCATTCCGGATCGCTGGCATCAGATGAGCGTGGTGTTGTCGGCGGCGAGTTGCCTGCGCTGGGTATGCAAGCTCACGTCCACCGACGAGCCCACGCTGCTTGCGGAAATCGAGGCGCTGCCCGCCGATGCCTTATCGACCGCGCCTTTGTTCCTGCCGTATTTGAGCGGCGAGCGCACGCCGCACAACGACCCTTACGCGCAGGGCGTGTTCTTCGGCATGACGCACGCCACCGATCGCGCCTTGCTCGGCTATTCGGTGCTGGAAGGCGTGACGCTCGCCCTGACCGATGGTCTCGACGCCCTGCAATCCGCGGGTACGGAAGCGCATGCCTTGTCGCTGCTTGGCGGCGGCGCGCGCAGTGCGTACTGGGGCCAAATGTTCGCCGATGCGCTCGATACGCCCACGCGCACGCACGGCGGCGGCGAGACGGGCGCGGCGCTCGGCGCTGCGCGGCTCGGCTGGCTCGCGGCGGGCGGCGATCCGGCGACGGTGCTGACCAAACCTGCCATCAAGCAAGAGTTCACGCCGAATGCCGAGCGCCACGCGGCGTTGCGCCAGCGGCTCAAGGGCTATCGCGAGCTGTATCAGCACGTGCGGCCGTTGTTCGATCCGGCGCGTCCGCGACTAGCCTGA
- the dalD gene encoding D-arabinitol 4-dehydrogenase: MTSENNVILHIGAGSFHRAHQAWYLSRLIESGDASWSLAVGNIRGDMNAVLDALAAQNGEYTLETVTPQGERDYETVRSIRRVIPWTADLDGLIAAGSAPECKIVSFTVTEGGYYLDEHDKLETGNVDLAADLKGAKTTIYGAIAAILDARMKNDAGKLSLQNCDNLRSNGDRFKAGMLEFLELRGETQLRDWMIANTSCPNAMVDRITPRPTPDVAERVKAATGFDDRAPIMGEKFIQWVIEDHFIAGRPAWEKVGAEMVESVLPYEEAKIRILNASHSCIAWAGTLVGLQYIHEGTQDLEIRALAEAYVTDDVIPCLTPSPIDLAKYRDVVLDRFSNPYIKDTNQRVAADGFSKLPGFIAPTLAECFERDVDPDSTAILPALFFRFLERWHEGKLPYTYQDGVMDPAVAHGYFTADDPIKAFAGDKLLWGSMAQTESLERVLRAAIGRVDAWLKNRP, translated from the coding sequence ATGACGAGCGAAAACAATGTGATCCTGCACATCGGCGCGGGGTCTTTTCATCGCGCGCATCAGGCGTGGTACTTGAGCCGGCTGATCGAATCGGGCGATGCGAGCTGGTCGCTCGCCGTGGGCAACATTCGCGGCGACATGAACGCCGTGCTCGATGCGCTCGCCGCGCAAAACGGCGAGTACACGCTCGAAACCGTCACGCCGCAAGGCGAGCGCGACTACGAAACGGTGCGCTCCATCCGCCGCGTGATTCCCTGGACCGCCGATCTCGACGGGCTCATCGCGGCGGGCAGCGCGCCCGAATGCAAGATCGTATCGTTCACCGTCACCGAAGGCGGCTATTACCTCGACGAACACGACAAGCTCGAAACCGGCAACGTCGATCTCGCCGCCGACCTGAAAGGCGCGAAGACCACCATTTACGGTGCCATTGCCGCCATTCTCGACGCCCGCATGAAGAACGACGCGGGCAAGCTCTCGCTGCAGAACTGCGACAACCTGCGCAGCAACGGCGACCGCTTCAAGGCGGGCATGCTCGAATTCCTCGAACTGCGCGGCGAAACGCAATTGCGCGACTGGATGATCGCCAACACCTCGTGCCCGAACGCGATGGTCGACCGCATCACGCCGCGTCCGACACCCGATGTCGCGGAGCGCGTGAAAGCCGCGACGGGTTTCGACGACCGCGCGCCGATCATGGGCGAGAAGTTCATCCAGTGGGTGATCGAGGATCACTTCATCGCGGGAAGGCCCGCTTGGGAGAAGGTGGGCGCGGAGATGGTCGAGTCCGTGCTGCCGTACGAAGAGGCGAAGATCCGCATTCTCAACGCGAGTCATAGCTGCATTGCGTGGGCGGGAACGCTCGTCGGCCTGCAGTACATTCACGAAGGCACGCAGGACCTGGAGATTCGCGCTCTCGCCGAAGCCTATGTCACCGACGACGTCATCCCGTGCCTCACGCCTAGCCCGATCGATCTGGCGAAGTATCGCGATGTCGTGCTCGACCGCTTCAGCAATCCGTATATCAAGGACACGAATCAGCGCGTCGCCGCCGATGGCTTCTCGAAGCTGCCGGGCTTTATCGCGCCGACGCTCGCGGAATGTTTCGAGCGCGACGTCGATCCCGACTCGACCGCGATTCTGCCCGCGCTCTTCTTTCGCTTCCTCGAACGCTGGCACGAAGGCAAGCTGCCTTATACCTATCAGGATGGCGTGATGGACCCCGCCGTCGCGCATGGCTATTTCACGGCCGACGATCCGATCAAGGCCTTCGCCGGCGACAAGCTGCTCTGGGGCAGCATGGCGCAGACCGAGAGCCTGGAGCGCGTGCTGCGCGCGGCAATCGGGCGCGTCGATGCGTGGCTCAAGAACCGGCCTTGA
- a CDS encoding FGGY-family carbohydrate kinase — MDYVIGIDIGTQSTKALLVDTTGAIIAQHSTAYHPDTPKPLWAEQWPSVWFDAVTEALSGCVAKARAKGVAADQIKSVCVSSLYGGSGIPVDDDMEALYPCLIWMDRRATAQVEWVRQNVDMARIEAITGNGVDSYYGFTKILWMREQQPEVWKKTRYFLPPNAFIIQRLTGELAIDHSSAGNIGGVYDIGRRAWSEEALDMLGIPVSMMPARLVESSEIVGGLLPQWADKLGLAAGTPIVAGGVDAAVATFAAGVTRAGHHVAMIGTSMCWGYINQSVDAQHGLVSMPHVYNGKRDLYVFGGASTAGACVAWYRDQFCQAEIAAAKQIPDGDPHRLLEDAAAKVAAGSDGVVFLPYLMGERSPVWDAHASGTFVGLNLFHTRATLYRAVLEGVAFALKHNMEAGRRGAQSLDDKLIVVGGAAHSDLWMQIIADVTGYPVQSIEQEVEAAMGAALLAALGANLISRETAEGGWVTLVDRAEPDEARQRVYGDRFGVYLDLYPALKPLMHRLRSDS; from the coding sequence ATGGATTACGTGATCGGCATAGACATCGGCACGCAGAGCACGAAGGCGCTTCTCGTCGATACGACTGGCGCAATCATCGCGCAACATTCGACCGCCTATCATCCGGATACACCGAAGCCGCTCTGGGCGGAACAATGGCCGTCCGTCTGGTTCGATGCCGTGACCGAAGCCTTGAGCGGCTGCGTCGCGAAAGCGCGCGCGAAGGGCGTCGCGGCCGATCAGATTAAGTCGGTCTGCGTGAGCAGTCTCTACGGCGGCTCGGGCATTCCCGTCGACGACGACATGGAAGCGCTTTACCCGTGCCTCATCTGGATGGATCGCCGCGCGACCGCGCAAGTCGAATGGGTGCGGCAGAACGTGGATATGGCGCGCATCGAGGCGATCACCGGCAACGGCGTCGACAGCTACTACGGCTTCACGAAAATTCTGTGGATGCGCGAGCAGCAGCCGGAAGTCTGGAAGAAGACGCGCTATTTCCTGCCGCCGAACGCGTTCATCATCCAGCGCCTCACGGGCGAACTCGCGATCGATCACAGCTCGGCGGGCAATATCGGCGGCGTGTACGACATCGGCCGCCGCGCGTGGTCGGAAGAAGCGCTCGACATGCTCGGCATTCCCGTGTCGATGATGCCTGCGCGGCTCGTCGAGTCGTCGGAGATCGTGGGCGGGCTGTTGCCGCAGTGGGCGGACAAGCTCGGGCTTGCGGCGGGCACACCGATCGTCGCGGGCGGCGTCGATGCGGCCGTCGCCACTTTCGCGGCGGGCGTGACGCGCGCGGGTCACCATGTCGCGATGATCGGCACGAGCATGTGCTGGGGCTACATCAACCAGAGCGTCGATGCGCAACACGGTCTCGTCTCCATGCCGCACGTCTACAACGGCAAGCGCGATCTCTACGTGTTCGGTGGCGCGAGCACGGCCGGCGCGTGCGTCGCGTGGTATCGCGATCAGTTCTGTCAGGCCGAGATCGCGGCGGCCAAGCAAATACCCGATGGCGATCCGCATCGGCTGCTCGAAGATGCGGCGGCCAAGGTCGCGGCGGGTTCGGACGGCGTCGTGTTCCTGCCTTATCTGATGGGCGAGCGCAGCCCCGTCTGGGATGCCCACGCGAGCGGCACGTTCGTGGGCTTGAATCTCTTTCACACGCGCGCGACGCTCTATCGCGCGGTGCTCGAAGGCGTCGCGTTTGCGTTGAAGCACAACATGGAAGCAGGGCGGCGCGGCGCGCAATCGCTGGATGACAAGCTGATCGTGGTCGGCGGCGCGGCGCATTCTGACCTGTGGATGCAAATCATCGCGGATGTAACGGGTTATCCCGTGCAATCCATCGAACAGGAAGTCGAAGCGGCGATGGGCGCGGCCTTGCTCGCGGCGCTCGGTGCCAATCTCATTTCACGCGAAACGGCGGAAGGCGGCTGGGTCACGCTCGTGGATCGCGCAGAGCCGGACGAAGCACGGCAACGCGTTTATGGAGACCGCTTCGGCGTCTATCTCGATCTGTATCCGGCGCTGAAGCCGCTGATGCATCGCCTGCGCAGCGACAGCTAA